In Setaria italica strain Yugu1 chromosome IX, Setaria_italica_v2.0, whole genome shotgun sequence, the genomic stretch TCCTCAGCGTCTGGAACCAACTCGTACATACCGTCaacgaggttagcttctacacgagatgcatatggaTAAGATTTCATTTGTAACCATTCATGGTGTAGGTTGTATTTCATTTAATCATTACAAAAGCATCAGTGTATTTTCGACctcattcacctagacaagattttaaacctttctttcttttggctacattcacctagacaagactTTAACAAAACTTTTCTTCGCAAAACAAGGTGGGTTGTGAAGAAAATATGGGTTTTaccttgatggtgattgtgtacacatataagattctaaCAACTTAGAATTCATAAAGAAAAAGGTGATGTCATGTTGGTACTGTTTAGCAACCATTTTTCAGAGTGATCATGTTCCGATGAAAAGCATAAGTAATCATTTGCTAGTCTACCATTCCTAGTAGCAATTGTTATTAATAATTAAACTAACTCTTAAACATGAATAAATATTTCTGGAAGCATCTATtaagatatgaacatgaaatGTTTACAAAAGCCTTTCCTCTACACAagtgatctactgtaaaaatttgagatgcattTGACACTCACAGGATTTACTAAAAATCGAATAGTATTAAATTGCAGAatatgaagaatgatttttaactagagttctatcatcagtTTGGTTGCACAAAGTTTATAGAAAGATTAGAAACACTAACATATGCTACTGTGAATTTATCAAGTTTTTATGAGCATGAGAGCCATTTATCCCATAACAAGGaaattaaacaacatgtatttccCTAAGCAATagaaaatatatatttcataGGAGCAAGTGTTTTTACTAGTCAGGCATGAGCATCAAGAATctagcaaaatttattttgcatttttatctattttccactaattatcatgcaaataacaatATAAAGACAACAATTAAGCATTTGAATTTAAAACAGTAGGAACATCATGTATTCCAGTAGCACAACTTATAGATCCAGAACATGCATGTCAAAAGGAAGCTAACCAAAgttgtttcacatttttcagaGCATCCTATGATTTATCAAGCATTTAATGGCTTTTgtacaaaataaatcatagtgCTAGATATAGGACATTAACATGCACATAAGCAGTTttagattaaactagacatcaccaggaacctagcaaaacaagtttcatatatttatcatttttctacattttcctaGACATTTTCAAAATTTCAGCCGTTTAAAAAGATTTTAAATCAAATCTAAGTTTCATGTTTACAGGACAACCCTTGAAGTTTTTAAACATTCACAACGAGGTCCCTACATTCTTGGGCTAAGGATCTTGGAAATAAAATAGGCCTCGCAATGTAGTACTTGGGGTtcggtcggcggcgcggcggcgaaaTTCTGGCAGACTCCGGCGAGGTGGGTGCGAGCTAAGGGCACGGGCGCGACGAAGGGCGCACCAGTGGTCGGTGGGCTATGGGGGTCAAGGGCGGAGGAGGTCCGATGGTGGTGCTTCGCGAGGCAgtggcggcgcgactgtgggaGCTTCGTCTCCGGCAAAGgtgacggcggaggaggccaAGGAAGGGCTCGGGAAGGTGCGGTGAGGGCCGGGTGGTGCACTGGAGAGCTCAAGCGGCGCTGGTGGGGCTCGGGAGGTGATGCTCGGCGGAGGTGTGTCAAAGGCGTGCGCAATGGAGCTCGAGTGCGAGTGAAGGATGGTGCCGGCGAGGCTAGGGATGGCCCCTTTTATAGCGACAAAGCGGTGGGAGGATAAGGCGACGCCCATGATGAGCTCGTGGCGCATTGGGCAGGCCGGCGGTGGCTCAGTGCTAGTGGCAGGAGGGGGTGCACCGGGACTGGTCGGGAGTGCGTGAGGTTCACCAGTGTGTCATGGCCTACGGACTAGGGTTGGCCGGGCGAGATAAGGCGTGCGGATGGAAGGATTGCGCAGCACGCTGAGTGGGCAGCGCGGCACGCGTGCTGTCTCTTCACCGCCGCCGGTtgggcgacggggcggagccaGGTGGGTGGCGCAACGTGGCGACGGCGCATTCGCTGCACGTGGTGATCTCGTCTAGCGTCATGGCGTGCATGTGCATGGCGTGCGAAGATAGGATCTTTGTGCCGGATTTTCTTCAACTTTTTGAATTaaatgatgaaaacttcaaatACAAAAGTTTGAGTTTGAACTATGGACTCAAACTTCTACATAGGCTGATAGGTGAAAAACACaacagatttggagataaactcgtTGAAACTTTTGGTGGAAGGCCGGGCAAGGTTGAATTTGAATCAAACTTGACCAAACTTTGATCCAATTTGGGAataccttccactcaaaatcagagaaaGTGCAAATTATAAAAGTTATTTAATTtcaaaagttctacaacttttatattggcgaaaagttgagttcttatataaaattctATTTTTAACCTTTACGTAAATAAGTACCTTTTAGgggtgttttcaacacttagaagAATTTGAAAGGTTTTTGAAATTTGACACTTGGGAACTTTGATTTGCTTctaatttctcttttttgttcttttaatCACTAGGTATGTCACACCTTCTTTGATTAGGCACCACTTGTAGTCATTTAACTCTTACTGGTCCTCGTTCCTTGTGCATAGGTTAAAGAGGTTTGAGTGGATTCTATTTTTCCTATAGTTTTCCTATTGAATCAAAGGGAAACGAATTTTTCCTTTAGTTTTCATGTGATCCGTTCCTATGAACCAAAAGTTGCTATAGAAACCAAATCCACAGGAAGTAGAATCCTATGTTTTTCCTTCATTCCAAAGGAGGTCTTAgatgactaaagtttagctacaTTGTTTGGATCGTAGGACTAAAAGGCGACTAGGAGATGCATAAAATCCATTCATTACTTTTGGGAgatgagagaggagagagaaggggggatAGGTTGGTGGGTTGTGCAAAAGTGATTTTTGCTATATGTTAGCTACTTTTAGCTTGAATTAGATGGTTTTGGTGGACTAatgaactaaattttagttgtggtgcaactaaaaattagttcacCTTTTAGTCCACCCATTTGGAGCTAATTTTTagccaactaaaatttagtgGGGTCTCCAAATAGGACCTTACTTGTGGTGAAAGCTGCCCACCAGGGTTCGAGCTCTCGACTCGGCTCTCGTGCTCGCATTTTCTGGATTTATTCCAGACTTTAACTAGCATTATTTGTTTGTAGTAGGCGACGTGCTCGTCGATAGCGAGCCATCAATGAACAATGATGACTTTTTCGATCTTAAGGGTAATAATGCTATGGCGCAGGACTTTATTCAAAATCATTTGAGAaatattttttcccttttccgAAGAACATTCACATGGTAGGGCTCCACGAATTAAATGACGCATCACTGGCCCACATGGTGACCCAACGGCATAAATGGGCTCGACTGATGGATCTCCTCGGTCCATCCAAAACCAGCCAAATAACGAAAGGCTTTCCCCCGGAGGATGATAGTTCAGTAGGGAGCCCATTAGGCCATTATCATCCCAACTCGTAGATGGACATGCAATCTGCAAAGCAAGTTCACGTTTGCAACATGCTCGATTTCATTTGGCATTACTTACACCAAGTTCACAATTCACATCCAATGATACAAAACCTACACAAACAAATCCCACACCAACTCATCCACCAGCTGATCGGCCAGCATACCGGCCACCACCGCGCTgatctcctgctcctcctcgcggACTTGCatccaccgccggccgcgctccATCTCCGCCACGATGGCCTCCCCGCCGTGCAGGACATCGTTCAAGCCCCACCGTTCACTTCCCGCGCCGTCCATCCATCCCCTGGCCGCCGCCAGAACCTCACCGTCGTCTCCCAACCGTTCAGCCATTTGCGGTAGCAGCCGCACAGCCGGCGCAGAGAGCTTCTCCGGGTGTTCCGTGGAGCCTCGTCGTCGTTTCATCTCGACGAAGAAGTCGAACAGAAGCCGCTCCGAGACGTGATCCACGCCGGCGGAAGCCGCGTCCATGAGCAGATGAAGAAGGTCGTGTTCGTCTGGCTCGTGGCAGACGACGCTGGCGCCGCGGTGGCTCCTGGtcgggcgcggcgccgccgctgccacgtCTTCTGTGCGGCACTGGATAACCTGCTGCGCCAAGACATCATCGGCGAGATCGTCGGTGTCCGACGTGGCGGCCAGGAGTGCCTCGAGATCCATGGGGCCTAGTTCTTGGGTGCTCCCGAGCCGTCGGATCTTGTGCTGCGGTCGTAGCATCTTTCTCCCTGCTCCACGACAAAGAAGAAAAGTGAATAAGCAAGCATACGTGGACCATTGCATTGGTCAAATCACGGTCATCAATCCAAATGTGGCGAGCACGCAATGCCGGGAGATTAGCCTGCTGCCTTTCCCCGGCAGTCACTGGCGCTGTGGGCCCAGCAAGATCTCCGTATAATTTGGCACGGCTTTTAAAATGTCCGTATCGTGCCCGGGCAAACGACAAGAATAGAGGAGATTCTGGAGTGCCACCAGTCACCAGCATTACCCGACGAACAACTCAATCTGAAACTGTAATACTACTAGGACACCTCTTAAGATTTGACAGCATTATTAGCCCCAACGCCCCAATGATTTTAGTCTGTACTCGTACTCTGTATTGCTACATAGAGCATATTAACCGGACGACTTTTCAGAAGGCACGGTCAACTAGCTCAGTGCCTGTGCCTCTGCTCTGTCTGGTACATTGTTCCGAACCGACACGACCAACTGTGCATGACTCCATGAGTGACCACGACCTGTTCCGTGGATCAGGACTTGATCCGGTACAAGTCGTCCGTGGCCTCGTGATTACACGATCACGTAGTCCTGAACTTTCACTTGTACTTTTTCCCAGCCCGTGTTATTTCGATAATTAGGTGATTATTTGTGTTGCGCGTGGATGAATCATCGTTCATGCGTACTTGATGATTCAGAGGATGATCACTTACTCTGGAGACGCGAGAGGCTGAAAGACGGCGAGTACGCGCCGGCGACATCCCTCTCCCCGTCCTCATCGCCGTCTTCGCCCTCGTCATCGTCGAAGGGGAAGTCCATGACGGCCACCGGGCTGAGCTGTTCCTCCTTgtcgtccgcctccgcccccgagCTGGACCCCCTCTTCATCGCCTGCATTATCATCGCACGGTCACCAACCATACGCGCACCGAACATTAGCTCACCATCAATCAAAGCCATTTTGCTAACGAAGCAAAGCTACGAATAGCTTGCCGAGGCAAACGACGACGATTATTTACTCGCTATGCGATGGTCCGAGCCGGAGGAGTACGGAGCTGCGGCGGCAGGTGGAGCGGCCGCGCGCACGCCCTCCCAGTCGGTCGTTTCGTGCCGTGAACTTTTTCGTAGAGGACAAAGCACGGCTAGCTGCACGGGGGTGACAGCGGAACGTGCGGCGCCGGCTTAGCGCGCGATGTTAAATATCTTGTAGATATATCTCCTAGAAGTAGTTTGAACCGTGTCTATCTGCAATATCTGCTGTATCGTATGAGGGGTCCACCAGATCCTTGCGTGTAGTTGATACGCATGTAACAAACTCCTTGTAATCCCAGCCGATTGATGGCCCTATATATACATGACGCTGCCCTGAGCAAGGGTGGCAACGCTTACACAAAGTTTTACACGCGAGAGGCTTCGTTTGACCAACCGTAACCGGCGTGTTATTGATCGTATATCGGGGGGCATTAATCCATGTGGGCGTCGCCGCGTTCGTGCCCGCACATGCGATGGTTGCAGTGCAGACAAAGATACGACACAGCGGTAGCACGTACCAGTGGGAGCCTGGAGAGGTTGGTACTACGCGTGTGGATGGGATGGCCACTAGCGCGAGCAGCGTGCCAAATTGGCAGTGGCGGTGGCCGGACGGAACGGCACAGGGCACACCACCACTCGCCGGACAAGACAACAGGGTCGAAGGCTCGAAGCTCCTATGCATGGTGCTCGGGGACCTGGGAGCAAGAACACTCGATACTGTAGTCGAGTGGCGCGTGCAGGCTGCAGTGCACGCTGCTGACGGGAAGGGCCTTTTTACCCTGCTCGCCCAGTCACTCACGGCCACTGGTCACTCGCTCCCCGACAAGCCGCGCTCGCTGACTGTGCGTAGGCCTACCGCATTCATGCGCGCAGCtacctttttcttttggttttggtCCACAGACCACAGCCCACGCCGGAGGGACGCTGGACCGGGCGGGCATCATCGACGTGCCGTGCAGTACGGTGCAATGTGCGAACAGGGTGGTTTGGGTGGCCGGACGGACGGCGAGCTCTACTGCTCTAGGCAGCGGAAAGCGGCATCTGATCGGCTAATGAACAGAGATTCATTTTATTCACCGAACACCTAAGCTCTAGCAGTACTTGACGGCCAGACAGCCGGTACCGCGTACTTAAGACTGTCTCGAGAAGATAGTTCTCGATCGCACCAACTTACGTATAAGCAAACCTCGAGGTCAGGGTATATAGTACTAAGGTCTCCTCCAACGATGCCCAACTCAGCTAGCTCATGAGTATGTCACATCAGATTTTTACCCATATCACTACTAAGAGATAGTGGTTGACTCTAACCGTTGGAGGAGGCCTAAACACATTTGCTAGGCACAAATCTCACTTGACTTGGGTAAGCGGTTTTGACGTGGGTGTTGCAATCTCGGCTCGGCCGGTCGTCTCCATCAATCGATCACCACGAATAGACTGGTGCTTGCGACTGAGGATCGAGCAAGTAACTCTGGCCGTAGTACCGTCAGTCCGTCACGTCTCACGAGCCACGCAAATTACTCTTCAACAGTGGACTAGACTACAAAGACTCAAAGAGGGTGGTGTAGCTTATGCTCGCCGTGCGTCAATGCAGTCGATTCCTTGGATACTCCCCGCACTTGTATCGGCACAGTCCGATGGATCAGCATCAATGAGCAAGCCAGGCCGTGTGTAGTTGGTTGTGGCATGAATATGTGGGGCTAATCCGCGCACGTTGATCCGGAGCATTACGCATGCAAAAATAATGGAACTAACCGAAGAAGCCAGTGGAAGGAGATGGGCCAACTGAATTAACGCCCAGTTATTGGTTGAAGCATGATGAACGCAATGACGACAAGGCAGTAGTAATTACCTGGTGCTCATCTCCGGTGGTGTCGTTCaccgcgtcggcggcgtcggcgtccatgCTGTCCGAAGCGGAGCTCGTCGTTGCCGTCGAGAAGTCGGAATCCGACTCGCAGCGCGAGCCCCTGCTCCCGGACGAGTTGTCGCTCGTCGTAgtccccgacgacgacgccccCGACTCCGAGCCGCTGCCGCTCGGCGCGGCCACGGCGCAggcgtcgtcctcgtcgccttCGTCGCGGCGCCGCCAGAACAAGCCGCCCCTGCCCAGCCGGCGCGAGAGGCTCCTGGAGAGGTGGGACAGCTtgctcgggcggcggcgtaggGACGGCAGCGAATCGAAGTGGTGCCGCATTGTTGGCGCCGACTCGCCCAGCAGGCGGCGTGGGTAGCAGCGGAAGCCCGCGGCGCTGCACGACTCGCAGTCCAGCtccaggaggtccttgagcctcAGCGGCGTCGTCCCGCCCGCACCCGCCATCGCCCGCCGCTGCTGTCACGCCGCTCGCTCGCTCACTCACTCACTGCACAACACTCCCTAGTCAGCTAAGTGTCTGATCTGAGGTTTGCTAGCCAGTGTGcgcctcgccacgcccacgcgTGCGTTGTGCCAACTGATCAGCGTGCTCTCGAATTCGCGTGATTTAAGAGCCAGCAACTGGAATGCCGGGAAGCGCGCGCGGCTGCTGGGCAGCTTCGGCCGTGTCCGTGCGGGCATAAAAAAACCGGGCGAGTTGAAGCTTGTTTTGATGCGGGGGCAGCCGGGCAGGTGCTCGTTTCGGGCGGAGCCGAGGAGagcggggagcggcggcgaccaCCAGGGGACAGGGCGTGGGCGTGGCTCGCCGCGCGCGGTGGGTGGGACAACTTGGGAGAGTGGGGATTCGTCGCGGTGCGGCTGGCATTGGGTTATATACGCGAGAGCGAGACGCACGGGGGGATCACGACGAAACCGGCCGGCGTTTGTTTCCGTGATTGGTTCATTTGCCCCTGCCCCGCCGCACTGCACCTCCCGCAGGGTTGCTGCGCGCTGCCGATCCCGGACCCCATCCTCCGAGCATGGGCATCACGCTAGTATCAGTCTATCACAATTCACACCCACCCCGGGGTGGCTATGTCGAATGAGGCTACCGAGCTGCGTAGGATCGGAGTACGTGAATTGATGAGCCTTTGGACCAAGGCATCAAGTACCGCTGCACGATCGCGGTGGCTGGTGTGGTGTCTGCCTTGTACTCGACGGAACTGGCATGGGCatgggcgcgcgcggcggattCGAGAGATTCGGCGGTAGCGGTAACGCGCCGATGCGTACATGCGGCAGCATCGCAATTCGCAACAAACAGCTCGCGTGCTGATTGGTACTTGACCCCCCAGTTAACACGTTCCAACCCATAAACTCGGCCGCGCGTTTGATCAGGAGGTTCAGGGAAACACATCTGCTGTCAAAAAGAGACGAGAGCGGGTGCTGTGGTCCGTCCATGACTGCATCAAGTTGTGTACTGGTCACGTAGCAGTGCCGTACTCCGCACCAGCAGCGATGAAAAAGCTGGTCTGGTCCGTGGGTGTGGCCTGGGTGGGGCAGCAACTAGCACAGGACGCCGTGGAGCCTCGCAGCGACACGGTCCTCGCCCGTTGACCCAGTTTAATGCGGTAACTAGCATTGTACTCTGCTATGCTGGTTTTGTTTACGTTTGCCAGGGCATTGCTACTCACATCAGtcatcaccaattcaccatcgAAGGAGACGCACAATTAACGCATTGACCGCACGAACCTTCGGCGCGGTTTCCACGGCCGCTCCGGCGCCGTCGCGAATCCATCCGATTCGATTCGCCCAGCCCGATTCCACTCGTGTACCAGTACCACCTTGAGCTGCGCTAGCTACGGGTCAAGCGCCGCTGACTGGCACACGTAGGGGGAATCAAAACGTACTACAACTACGTCCTGCGGCCGGTTTTGTTTAGCCTTAAGATTCGAGTTCCAGCTGTGCCGTTTTTTATAATCCCGGCCTGTGTTGGCTGCTAGTCCAGCACGGCTTACCGCCTGTCTCCCCGGTGGTTTCGTCCATTCTCATTCATCATCTATCTCCTCCCAACTTCTAGATGCTGAACACGGTTAGTCTAATTCACTGGACGAATATAAGACACTTTTATTTGAAAAAAACGTGCTCGGCTCTCCGTCCATATTTCGATTTTGAATGCGCGTGAGCTTGCAGCAGGCGACCGGCCAGCTCAAACCGGACCGGCGGCACCAGGGGGACATGAGCGTTGTGGCCGTGGCGTGTGTGCACGGGCACCGGCAACAGCGACAGCGACAGCGCCGGCATGGAACCAGGGCGCTTTAAGGTCGCCACTACGCGCTGCCTCCCCGCGCGGTCCATGGCAGAAGATGGCCACGGTGGGCAAAGGGAGACGAGCAATGATCAGGCCAAGTGCTCATGCAGCACGTTTCACTGACTAGTACCTTAGCCATGCTACGTTCTAGTGCTTCTAAAGTGGAAGCGAAGATAAACCGGAAGGGAACGGGCAACGTCAATGCCAAAATTAGAGGTACGTATTGGCATTGCGATCTTTTACGTGGTGGTTTATACTGAAGGTCTCGCTGATCATCTGTATTAGTCCTTGAATTAGTAGGCTAATATAGTCATCATCACAGTTCAGTATATTAAGCAATAAAAGACGCATAAATTAATAAGAAAATCACCTTAATGCAGCGAAGAGAAGTGTAGGTGCCCATCCACTAACAAGTTGGTTGAAACAGCTGGAGACCTATACCTAAGTAAGGCTGAGTACACTTATAaatggtactcagcaaatcaTAGCGTTGAAATTACATTAAATGTAGGGTTGATCAAGGAAATGGTATGGTTTGATTATATAAACCTCTTTGTAAGGTGAGGTGAGTTTTGAAAAGGAGGAGAAGTATGAATCACTTTTATTGAGTTGTTGGCCTTAGATGGGGAATCTTACCTCCTCTACCAGTTCCTAAGTTTTAAGGAGCACCAGGGACCGTCGGGGTCCTTCTGGGCCAGCTTATGCCTCGTTCTAAATTAACCCTCTTAGGCCACAACCCAGTCTCACCAAACACATCTGTAAACACACGGAACACACCTATAAACACACGATTACTAATCAATGGGAGCTTTGACTATGTAGGCTCATGACCGTGAGCCTCGGCTATTCAGATAGATTTATGACTCTGcacagaggtgtacactttacccatacgTTCGATTAGTCCATACCTCAGCTTCAGGcggtactgacctacgagacCCGTACCCACTGATGTCTATCTCTATACGACATTTCCTAGCTCCATCCACAGGTACGGCTGGGGTCTAAACAGGGGCCATACTACGTCCACATTTGGACACTATCCTGGGAAATAGATGCATCATAACGTGGCATATAACACCACAAGGTCCTCTGGATCTCAACTTTTGACCCATGTCGATCGGACCTAGGACTATATGAAAGTCCTGCTCCAATCTACATGTTGCCCATTGTGGCCTcttgggatggtttactagGTTCCACTGGGGGTGTGAATCAAGGTCTCACATGGataggcactcccgaaggctgtacctttttagTTGCACGTATCACTCGAAAGACTTTCCCGTGAACCGATCCCTATATGATCGGAGTAAGCATTGGGACAGAACCCTCCATCCAGGCTGCCCCCTTGCTCCCCTGTCCTATCCTTTGGGGTTTCTAACTCTTTAATTGATTCATTTTATTTACTAAACTCACACATTTGGGGTTTTCGTAAACACACTGTATATGAAATATTCCTAAGGAATTCTATTTCTAGAATGACGCTCTATCATCGATCAAGTCGTGACTGGGGTCATTCATAGGATTTCTGGGTTAGAGCAGCTTCAAGACAAGGcaagaagaaaaatagaagTGGGTTGTTCCTATGATCTTGAAGAATATGCAAGTCAAGTTATTATCTTGGTGAATTTTAATATTTAAgaaaaatatagaataaaaaTATGCTCAAGGGGTGGATGCTAGGACTTACCTTCATTGACATTTCCTAGGTTGACCAAGGGCTCTGCTTCTTGCCTTCTGAATCCTCAGCTTCTCATCGGAGCTTGGTCAGGCTAGCGTATCTACGTGTCTTTTGGAAGGCCGGAGCTTCTTCGGGATGTTTGGTCTCCGTCGGGTCTTGGTCGCGTTCTCGGATCACACAAGCATAtaaataaacaaacaaacaaacatttcTAACAATCAACATCTAGCTTAAGGGAAATGAAAGAGAATAGATTACGGAGGTTTTGGGAATTATTCGATGTCTAATGAATAATCGCTGGAATAAGAGGAATAGTTCATCAATTATTTAGAAATGTATTTCTAAATAAATAATGGATTGGATGGTTGGATTCTAAAAGAATTTCTAGGAAATTACTAATGGATTTCCTATGGTTCTGGACGTGCAGTATGACAGCTAGGTTTTGTTGATATCTAGGGTTTGAATTAGGCGGCATATTGGCTAGGTTGGGTCAATATGTGTGGTTTGAATTGGGCAGCACAACGGCTAGGTTTTAGAATAGATTCTAGGAATAATTTGGGTGCTAggtgttaggatacgaggtaggctacactagcgcaaaacgaAAATTTCCACCCCGTAAACAAGGAAAAACTGTcgttatagatcacgggattaccactcgacacatagtgcggaagttgtagatacgCGTCGGGGTAGCAAAGTCGATCACACGTCGACGtagtgtagtcgaacacatcaacatcgagcagctccttagcagctcgtccacgtgcagcgactccctcctcatgccgcggctcgtcaggctcgtcgtcggctcgttgtcggctcgtcaggttcctcgtcggagctctcgtgcggcggctcgtccaagtgctgcaaatgcaacacctccaaggtatccacatgtggggggaggaagcatcgcaagccggactgctaggtccacgagttgcaacaaggcgagggcgtgggaggcacggctgctgctggtacgaaaagggattaaaccctagggcgcccccacccctcaatatataggggttcctaaagggcctctgggtccgaggcccattagtagtcctaaacctggtccaattcagatcacatccaaattggacttctagccctttaagtgtgtgaccctatagattcatatacgtatagacatggctcgagtacttctactcgaccaatagttagtagcggcctctagcaagacatactaactcctatacgcacacgaagatcatatcagatgaaccatcataacatcacgtacatgctattccctttgcctcacgatattaggtctagctccaagccgaccactctttctaggttaactcttaacctcacatagcatggtcatgcatttccagatccaatcactcgaggggcccagagatatctctctcaaatagagaggggcgaattccatcttgactgaccatgcctcaaagcatgcttcttgacaaacctgaaagctacctttatgactacacagttacggtgtagcgtttgatagcccctaagtaagtcgatccacatcttgagtacatgcgacagtctcaggtctaagaacaaagtgtacacattgtgtaaagagagaactacataactcgtgttgggtcagtcctagcacatgtctctacacgtgcccacattattagtttgacatctccatgtccatgacctgtgaaacatagtcatcaactaatacatgtgctagtctaatattcatgtgtgtcctcacatgaactccaactagggacaacttttagaataaccatacaagtaaagagtttcacacacaattcacataattgcaaatcaattcaagtagcctttaatggatatttaaggaacacaatataaaatatggatacaatggaatatcatcatgtctatgattgcctctagggcatacctccaacactaggTGGTGTGAGTGGATTTCAAGGCTAGGAAACTTGCACGATGAGCTCGGCTTCAACCCGGGGCCTAGCCCTTCAGCGAGTCGAGCTTTGAAAAGTTTCTAGGGGCTTAGGTTCATGTGGGCATTGCTTGATTGCTAGGGTTAAGGGCTTGATAGCTTGAACGGCGAGCATCACTTCAACCTGACCTGGTGCTAGAGGTTAGCTATCCAGTGACAAGTGGAGCCTGGCAAGATCAAGTGGAATCCAGAGAGCTTGCACGACGAACTCACTTCGACCACTAAGGTGGAGCTCGGGCAAGATCAAGCGGATGGAAAATTGAGGCTAGAGCTTGCTCGACAGATTCACTTCGGCCACTAAGGTGGagtgtcacaccctgaaattcttgaatttcaggatgtgattaaaatgaataaataaacaataattttctcataatgttaaaatttttccaacatttatttttttcttcaaaa encodes the following:
- the LOC101768384 gene encoding uncharacterized protein LOC101768384; this encodes MAGAGGTTPLRLKDLLELDCESCSAAGFRCYPRRLLGESAPTMRHHFDSLPSLRRRPSKLSHLSRSLSRRLGRGGLFWRRRDEGDEDDACAVAAPSGSGSESGASSSGTTTSDNSSGSRGSRCESDSDFSTATTSSASDSMDADAADAVNDTTGDEHQAMKRGSSSGAEADDKEEQLSPVAVMDFPFDDDEGEDGDEDGERDVAGAYSPSFSLSRLQRRKMLRPQHKIRRLGSTQELGPMDLEALLAATSDTDDLADDVLAQQVIQCRTEDVAAAAPRPTRSHRGASVVCHEPDEHDLLHLLMDAASAGVDHVSERLLFDFFVEMKRRRGSTEHPEKLSAPAVRLLPQMAERLGDDGEVLAAARGWMDGAGSERWGLNDVLHGGEAIVAEMERGRRWMQVREEEQEISAVVAGMLADQLVDELVWDLFV